The DNA segment TTGGTGGGGCGGAATTCCCGCAGCATCCGGGTCGGCGCGGTGTTGGCCTTCAGGAAATGGCCGCGGAGCGGTTTGGTCACGTTCTTCACCGGCCGCTCCTCCATCAGACCCAGCTGGACGGCTTCGTAACCGTCTTTCTCCAGCGATTTCTTCTGGACGACCACGCAGGGGCCCAGCTGTATCACCGTCACGGGAATGACCCGTCCATCTTCGTGAAAGATCTGAGTCATGCCAAGCTTTTTGCCAATCAGTCCTTCAACCATCGGTCACTCCAGCTGTTGATTTATTTATGATCGGAGCCGAACGCCTTGATCTCGACGTCGATAGCCGCCGGGAGATCCATCTTCATCAACTGTTCCAGCGTTTCGGGAGTGGGTTCCAGGATGTCGATCAGCCGTTTGTGGGTCCGGATCTCGAACTGCTCGCGCGATTTCTTGTCGACGTGGGGCGAGCGGTTGACGGTGAACCGGTTGACGGTCGTGGGGAGGGGGATGGGGCCCGACACCCTGGCCCCGGTCCGGAGCGTGATGTCCACGATCTCGGCGATGGACTGGTCCAAGACCCGGTAATCGTACGCCTTCAGACGAATCCTGATGATTTCGTTGATCATATCCTCACCAGCTCAACAAAGTTGTCGTTGTCCGTCCGACAGCCACTGCAGCCGCCATCTCAAGCGAGCCGCGATCGGTCTCGTGCTGGCACGGGGATGCCCGCCGGACCGTGCGTCAAAGTGCCCAAGGTGTGCCGCGCTGCAGTCTAACTGCCGCTTGTCAGGCCTGAAATTGGAACCGGGGGCGGTTCGTAACAGACCTATAGTTCAAATTAGGAGGTCCGAAACCTCACCTCAAAGAAAGAACCGCGATTATACCCATCGCGAAACAGAATGCAAGTGTTTTTTTAACTTTTTTGTGCCGGCCCGCGGCGACCGGCGGTCGGGCACCCGGCCCGGCGGCGGACGCCTACAGGAAGAACTGCGCCAGGCCTAGAAAAACCACGAAGCCGGCGATGTTCGCGGCCGTGGTGGTCACGATGCTGGATCCCTGCGCCGGGTCCAGCTTCAGCCAGTTGAGCACCAGCGGGACCAGGGCGCCGAACAGGTTCGCCGTCAGGGTGCTGAGCAGCAGGCTGACCCCCGCCAACAGCGCCAGCGGGAGCTGGCCCGACCAGACCAGAACCACGCCGGCCAAGACCAGACCGCAGACCAGCCCGAGCAGCAGCCCCACGGCCAGCTCCTTGGCCAGAACCGGCAGCTCTTTCCGGTACTCCAGCTCGCCGAGAACCAGCCCGCGGACCACCACGGTGAGCGTCTGGGTGGAGGTGGTGGCGGTCATCGTCGTCAGCACAGGGATGAGCACGGCCAGCCAAACCCAGCGGTCCAGCGCCTCCCAGAAGAGGGCCACCACCACGGCTCCCAGGATCGCCGTGACCAGCGTCGCGGCCACCCAGTTGAAGCGCAGTCGGACCGTCCGCAGCAGCGGGGTGAGCACGTTCTCCTCGGAATGGATCTTGGCCAGGTGGTACATGTCCTCGGTGGCCTCCTCCTCGATGACGTCGATGACGTCGTCCACCGTGACCACCCCGAGCAGCTTGTTGTTCTCGTCCACCACCGGCACGGCCAGCAGGTCGTAGTTGGCCACGAGCTTGGCCACCTCCTCCTGCGCGGTGCCGGTGGACACCCGCACCGGGTCCGGGAGCATGATGTCCTTGAGCTGGACGGCCGGCTCGGCGAACACCAGCCGGCGGAAGGAGAGCACGCCGATCAGGTTGTTGTGCTCGTCGGTGACATATACATAGAGATAGTACTCCGACCGGAACCGGGTCCGGATGATGCGCAGCGCCTCCTCCACCGACAGGTCCTGGTCCAGCGCCAGGTAGTCGGTGTTCATCAGACCGCCGGCGGTGTCCTCCTCGTAGAGCAGCATCTTCTCGAAAAACAGCCGCTTGCCCGGCGGCAGGCTGGCCAGCACCGCCGCCTTCTTCTCGTCGGTCAGGTAGCCGAGAAAGTCGGTGGCATCATCGGCCGACAGCCGCAGGACCATCGTGGCGATCCGCTCCTCGGCGATGTCGGCCAGCAGGTCCCGGGCCATCTCGTCGGGCAGGTAGGTGATGACGCTCGCGGCGAGTCCCTCTTCGAACAGCACGCCGAGGAACTCCTCCTGCTCCTGGAAGTTGAGCCGGTGAAACACCCCGGCCAGGTCGGAGGGATGGAGTTTGCGGACCACGTTCTTCATGTTGTCCCACGCTTTCATCATGAAGAAGCGCAGGAGGATCTTCTGGGGATGGCTCAGTTCTTCTTCGGGCTTCTTCATCGCCGCCTCCCCTCACGGTTTGTTCGCTGGCCGCGGGAACGAGCGCATGCCGCCGTCGGCCCCGCGCACCGCCCAATCCACCACATCCGTCTCGGCGCAGCGGATCCGGTCGCCTGCCGCGAGCGACCGGGTGAGCACCGGCTGGCTGACCACCTGGATGTCCAGGCCGCCGTCGGGCCAGCCCACCACCTGGGCCCACAGCAGCTCGACACCGGCGCCGGGCGCCTCCCGCCGGAACTGGACGAAACAGGCCGAACCGGCGGGCAGGCCGGCCCGGAATTCGTCCCGCAGGGCGGGCAGCGACGCCTGAACGGCCTGGAGGATGTCCGGCTGGAGCGGCTGGTTCTGCTGAATGTCGAGCTGCTGACCGAAGCCGATCAGTTGCCGCGACAACTCCGCCGTCCACCGGCC comes from the Acidobacteriota bacterium genome and includes:
- the rpsJ gene encoding 30S ribosomal protein S10, with amino-acid sequence MINEIIRIRLKAYDYRVLDQSIAEIVDITLRTGARVSGPIPLPTTVNRFTVNRSPHVDKKSREQFEIRTHKRLIDILEPTPETLEQLMKMDLPAAIDVEIKAFGSDHK
- the mgtE gene encoding magnesium transporter, whose product is MKKPEEELSHPQKILLRFFMMKAWDNMKNVVRKLHPSDLAGVFHRLNFQEQEEFLGVLFEEGLAASVITYLPDEMARDLLADIAEERIATMVLRLSADDATDFLGYLTDEKKAAVLASLPPGKRLFFEKMLLYEEDTAGGLMNTDYLALDQDLSVEEALRIIRTRFRSEYYLYVYVTDEHNNLIGVLSFRRLVFAEPAVQLKDIMLPDPVRVSTGTAQEEVAKLVANYDLLAVPVVDENNKLLGVVTVDDVIDVIEEEATEDMYHLAKIHSEENVLTPLLRTVRLRFNWVAATLVTAILGAVVVALFWEALDRWVWLAVLIPVLTTMTATTSTQTLTVVVRGLVLGELEYRKELPVLAKELAVGLLLGLVCGLVLAGVVLVWSGQLPLALLAGVSLLLSTLTANLFGALVPLVLNWLKLDPAQGSSIVTTTAANIAGFVVFLGLAQFFL